Sequence from the Longimicrobium sp. genome:
GGCGAAGATGACCACGGCCAGCACGGCCTCGTAGAAGCGCAGCGTCAGGTGGCCGTGCGCGTCGCGGGCGACGCCGGGAAAGAGCGGCTCGCTCATGGGCTCAGGCGAAGTAAAAGGTGATCACGCGCGCCAGCTCCGGCACCCAGCCGGGGGTTGCGTCGAGCCCCGCGATGCGAACGGCCACGCTCACCTGGTCCAGCTCCATGCGCACGTCCACGTGCGCGCGGGTGGCCTGGATGCGGCCGATGCGGCGAAAGAGCGCGCTCTCCAGCCCCTCGTCCGCCCCGCCCGCGCGCAGCGCCGACTCCAACCGCACGCGGACGAAGGGGACGACGCGGTCGAGGAAGCGTTGGAGCTCGGCGGACGGCTCCATCCCCAGGAGTGGGGACGGGGCGGGGGATTCGGCGCTGGCGTCGCGGAGGATCGCCGCCCACGCGTCCGGCAGCGTGTCCACGGGCGGGGCGATGAACCCCATCCCGGCGGGCACCTCCGGCTCCCGGCCGTCCAGCCCGGCCAGGACGCGCCAGACGGGGTCGTCCGCCAGCCCCGCCGCGCGCGGCCCCAGCAACGCGCGGGCGAGCAGCTCGATCCACCCCCATCCGCCTACGACGCAGGGGAGGTGGAAGTGGTCGTCCAGCGCGCGAAAGAAGCCCAGTGAGCGCACCACGTTCACCAGGTAGAACACGCCGCACGCGCCTGACATCGTCTCCGCCACCTCGATCGGCGGCCCGGTGAAGCGCAGCACGGGCGCCTCCCAGCGAATTTCCTCCACCAACGTAGCGCGCGTCTCGCCGCTGGATTCGGCCGTCGTCCGCCGCGGCGCGTCTGCGGGCGGCTCGGCAGGCGACGCCGGCCGCGTCTCGGTCGGGGCGGATGGCGTGTCTGCCTCGACCGATGCCCGACTGTTTCCCTCGGCGGTTGGCGATGGGACGGTGCGTTTCGCCTCCTGCCGCGCCTCCTGTACATCTGCCGCGGAGTCGGATGAAGCCGGTTCGGCGGCCGGTGGCGCGGCGGACGAGGACGTGACGATCCGCGCCTCCGACCCCTGGTGTTCCGAGGCGCGAGACGGAGGTGCGGGCGCGCGCGGCGGCTCAGACTGGGCGCGCGGTGCGATCTCCGCGCGCCAGCGTACGAACCGCTCGACGAAGGCGGGGCCGCGGGCGATCAGAGGGGCACGGTGCAGCGCGAGCGACACGCCCAGCAGCGCGCGCCGCTCCGGCGCCAGCGAGCGCGGCACCAGCGACGGCCCGAGCACCATCTCCCACGGCGCGGGGATGCTGGGCGCCCGCTCCCGATCCGCGACGCTCGTGGAGGCGGCGGGCCGGGCAGTGCCGGGGGATGACGACGGCAACGCGCCGGGACGATGGACGGAATCCGCATCCTCCGCCTCCCCGTGAGCCGCGACGTACGAGGGCGGCGGGGCGAAGAGGCCGCGCACCTCGAAGGCGTGCGCGACGGCGCCCAGGATGCGCGCGGCCTGCGCGGGCGCCAGGGCGGCCATCACGCGCTCCGCCTCGCCCCAGCCGGCGAGGTGCTCCACGGCGGCGGGGACGTGGCGGGGATCGCGCAGCCAGAGGGCCACGAGCGCGTCGATGGAGCCGCCCAGCCCCCGTGCCACCGTCGCCCACCACCAGCGCGCGCCCGCCACTCCGGCGCAGGCGTCGCGCGCGAACGAGGCCAGCAGCTCCGCCTGGTCGGCGAACAGCACCGCCGGGGCATCGGCAGGGAGCACGCCGCGCGACGGGCGGGCGGCGCCGTGCAGCCGGTCGGAGAGCGCGCCGCGGCAGGCGCGCGCCCACTCGGCCGAGGCGTGCGCATCCCGCCCCTCCGCGCGCATCCGCCCCGGGAGCGGGTCACCCAGCGCGCGGACCACCAGGATGGCGGCCGGCGGCATGGCCTCCGGCTCGATCTGCGCGGCGCCCAGCATCCGCTGCATACGAAGCCGCAGCGCGGGGTCTGCCGGAGCGCGGCGCCGGGGCGCGACGGTGCTCATCGCGCCGCTCCCGCCGGGATGGGCGCGGCCGCGTCACCCGTCCGCGTGGCGAGGAGCGCGGCGCCGCCCGCCGCCAGTGCCAGCGCGAGGAGCTGCGGAAGGGAAAAGGGGCCTGCGACGGCGATGAAGTCGTCGCGCAGCGGCTCCAGGGTGAAACGGGCGGCGCCGTACGCCAGCGACGCGATCCCCACCGCCGCGCCGCGCAGGAGCGTCCGCCGATGAAGGAAGAGGAAGATGCCGAGAGCCACGGCGGCCAGGTACAGCTGAACCGGGTGCACGGCGAGCGATGCCGGTGCATCCGCGCCGATCCACCCGCGCGCGGCGTGCTCCGCCCACGCCTCGGTGCCCGGGGCGTAGCGAACCGCCCAGGGGAGCGCGGCGGGCGCGCCGAAGTCGTCGCCGTTCAGGAAGCATCCAGTGCGCGCGACGGCGTAGCCCAGCGCCGCCGCCGGGGCGGAGAGGTCCGCGTAGTCCGGCACCGGCAGGCGGCGGGCGGCCAGGTACGCGCCGCCGCACAGCGCGCCGCCCGCCAGCACGCCGAACACGCTCTGCCCGCCGCTCCAGAACGACAGCCAGCTCTCCCCGCCGTGGGACAGCAGAAAGAGCGCGTGCCCCCCGCACACTCCGCCCAGCGCGGCGCACAGCCACGCGCGGTACGCCTCGCGGGCATCGAGCCCACGGGCCGGGGCCCTCCGCAGCGCGTACGCCGCGGCGAGCACCACCGCCAGGGCCGCGAGCAGGCCCTCGGGAAGGGTGCGGGGGACGGTCATACCCGCCTCAGTCGCGGCGGCGGGTGCGGCGTCCGAGTCCGAGCAGCGCCAGGCCCGCCATCGCCATGCCGGCGCTCACGGGGCATCCCCGGCCGCCGCCGCCGGGGTTGGGGCCGGGGTCGCTCCCGCCCGTGGTGCCGCCTCCGGTGCGCGTGACGGTGCCCCGCACCACGCGCTGCTCGTTGGCCTTGAAGACGTCGCGGCGCACCTCCACCCGTACATCCGCGCCGCCGCGGGGCACATCGGTCTCCGTCGTCACGAAGACGGTGCGGTCGTAGCGGCCGGGGTTGCCCAGGGTGAAGGTGATCGGCCACTGCTTCCGTTCATCCAGCTGGCGCAGCGGGATGGCCTGCAGCAGCCCGCCCAGGTTCTCGGCCAGCACGTACTTCAGGCTGTCGGCGGGGCCGGCGGCGGAGTAGCCCCAGGAGCGGACCTGCACCAGCGCGTTGTCGCCGCCCAGCGTCCGGCGGTCCCGCGCGGAGAGGAAGACGCGGCTGGTCCGCCGGATCTGCTCGGGGCGGGTGGTGTCCGTCCTGGGAGGCTCCTGCGCCGCCAGCCCGCGCACCGTGAAGAGCGCGCCCGCCTGCCCGCCGAAGTAGGCCGCCAGCCGCGGGCCGAACCCTTCCAGCGCGGCCACGCGGCACGAGGCGTTGGGGCATACGGTGCCCGCGCCCAGCGCGCTGATGTTCTTTTGGGCCCAGTGCTGCGCCTGCACCCCGTACACCGTCTCCATCTGCGCCAGCTCGGCGGCGTCGGAGATGCCCATGATGTCGGCCTCGTCGAACGCGGCCTGGAACACGGGCGGAAGGATGTAAACGCGCACGCACGGGTGGTTGGGGAGGTTGGTCGGCACCGCCGTCCATTCGTCCGCGGACTGCGTGGCGTTGGCCATCGCGCCGATCGGCACGTTCTTCTTCATCCCCACCACCCGCCACACGGTTGGGCTGGCGCCGTGGTCGGCCCACAGGTAGAGCAGGTTGCGCGTCTGCGGCGTGGTGAAGGTGGAGTGGACGGTGGCCTGCAGCGTGAGCTTGCAGGGGTTCGCCGGATAGTAGGAGTACCCGAGCACGCCGCAGGAAAGCGGCACGATGTCCGGGCTCTGCCAGAACACCGGCAGGCGGCTGATGGTCACGTCGCCCGCGGCGCTGGCCCAGTAGCCCGTCCCCCAGTTGCTGGGCACGCGCCACGAGTTGTTGCACCCGTCCACCGCGTTGTCTGCGGTGGTGTAGGGGAGGGCCGACGGAAAGGAGTTGCCGGCCGAGTTGGGCATCCCCGGCACCCCCCAGTCGTTCACCACCTGGAAGGCGACGCCGAAGTCGCCGCTCACCCCGCCGATGGCCGTGGCCGGGAACTCCAGCTCCACGCGGTAGCCGCCGGGAAAGTCCTTGCGCACCTTTACGCTGTAGTTGGCCGGGTTGCCCACGTTGGCCCAGCGCGGGCCGCCGCCGCAGACCCCCGCCGCCAGGGTGCCCGTGCCCCACTGCGACTGCACGTTGGTCACCTCCTGCGGATCGCCCCCGCTGCTCTCCCAGCGGTGCGTGACCACCAGCCGCATGTCGGCCGCGGCGAGCTGTGCGCCGCCGCTCAGGTCGTGGTCAAACTGGATGGCGATGCGCTCGCCGTTGGCCAGCAGGCCGCCGTTCAGCGTTTTAGTGGCGTCCTGCACCTCGAAGAGGAAGCCCAGGTACAGCACGCCGCCGCGCATGTACCGCTTGGTGGACACGGTGACGTCGTACGGGTTCGTGTCGGCGTCGTAGAGCTTGCCCACGCACCCGCCGACGCTGGCCGAGGATGCCTGCGACGCGTCGGCCCAGTCGCCGCCCTTGCCGTCGATGGTGGGCGCCCCCTTGAGCAGAAAGCCCAGAGAGCAGGGCGAGGCGGCGGCCAGGGGGGCCGGGGCGGCCGCCAGCGCCAGGGCGGCGGCCAGGGCCGCGAGCCGGGGAAGGTGGAGGGTCCGGGGTCGGTTCATGGCGCGGGGCTCCTGCGTGATGAGGGCGGATGCATTGAAGTGGGTGGGTCTCAGGAATGGCGGACGCGCAGCGCCAGCGGGGGCGCCAGGTCGCCGGGCACCGGTGCCGGGCCTCCAGCCGCGGCCTGCACGTGCACGTTCAGCGTGGCCGTACGGTCGATGGTCGTGCGCGCCGGCATCAGCACCAGCACGTCCAGGGGCACCTGCTGCCCCAGCGCGGCGGAGATGGTCGCGGTGAACACCCCGGGCGATGGGTTGGCCGCCGTCACGCCGCCGAACTCGGCCTGCCACACCGCCTCGGTGGAGGCCAGGGTGACGGTCACGTCCACGTTCACCGGGCTGGGGAGGGACTCCGGACCGCTGTAGCGGACGTGGAAGAGGAAGTTGCCTACCTGCCCCGGCGGCGCGTCGTCCAGGTTGAACGGCAGGCTGGTGGGCGCCAGCACCTCCAGGCTTCCGGACACGGCCCCTCCCTGGTCGCTGGATACGGTGAGCTGCCGCGTGGTGGACACGTCGCGGTCGTTGGGTGGGTCCACGGTGGCGCGGAAGGTGAGCACCACCTGCTGCCCCGCGGCGATCCCGCTGGCCGGGGGGCGCACCCGCGCCGCCACCGTGGTCTGCGCGCCGGACGCCAGCTCCACGGTGCCCGCGGTGAGCACGGTGCCGCTGGCGTCTTCCAGCGTGACCGCGTTGGACCAGTCGCCGGCGAGTCCCGCCACGCTGGCCTGCAGGTTGAAGGTGAGCCGGCGGTCGGTGGCGTTGCGCACGGTGAAGAGGTGCGGGAACCCCTGGGTGTCGCCGGGCACCAGGTTCAGCCCCCGCGGGCTGCTCTGGTAGGTGACCACGATGGGCCCGCTGGCCACGCCCTCGCCGCTGAAGCCCGCCACGAACTGGTTGATGGCGGCCTGCGCGGCCACCGCGCCCGGCAGGTCCAGGGCGTCGAGGGCAGGAAGCAGCGCGCGCCCGGCGCCGCCGGGGAGCGCGTTGTTGAGCCGCACGTTGATCCCCGCGCCGAAGTTCTCGCGCCCCTGCGTGTGCACCACGCCGGGGATGGCCGAGCGGAAGAGCGTCTGCAGGTCGTCCTGCACGCGGTGCAGCTCGCGCAGCCCATCCAGCGCGTCGCGCGCGTCCAGCGCGCTCCCCGCGGCCAGCGAGGCCTGGCGCGTGGCGACGTCCATCACGTCGCGCACGGCGTTCACGATGGACACCTGCGCGGCCACCTTGTCGGCGTCGGTGCCGGGGGGAAGGAAGAGCCGCTTGCGCACCACCCCGCGCCACGCGCTCCACGCCGTCTCCAGCGTCACGGCCAGGGTGTCGCGCACGCGCGGCCCCATCGTCTCGCGCGTCACGAACACCACGTACGGCGCCGGGGGCGTGCCGGCGGCCGGCAGGTTGTCCCGGGTGCGCCAGAGCACCACCTGCGCGGTGGGCGAGGCCAGGTCCACCGGCGCGTGCGGCAGCGCCTGGCGCATCACGCGCTGCAGCTTGGCGCCCTGGAGCGTGGCCGGCGGCCCCAGCGTGAGGCCGCGAAAGAAGACGGCGTGCGCCAGCCCCCGCCCCACCCCCGCCTCGCGCAGCGGCAGCAGGCCGCACGGGGGGAGGAAGCGGAAGCGCTGCGCGGCCTCCACCAGCGTGAGCTGCGCGGTGGTCATCCGCGACGCCACCAGCTCCGCCACCTGCTGCTGGAACTGGAGGACCATGGCCAGCGCCTCGGCCTCGCGGCGCCGGTCGTGGAGCACCGGCAGCGTCCCCGTGCTGGGCCGCGGGACGAGCGGCCTGCGCACCGCCCACGCATCCACCCACTCCACCCCGCGCTGGCTGAGGTGGAAGAGGGCGATGGGCACCTCGCACGACGCCAGCTCGCCGCGCGCGCGCATCCCGTCCACGGCGCCGTACTCCGGATCGGGAAAGCCGCCCGCCGCCGCGAAGGGGGATGCGTTCTGCCCCGCGAGCCGGTCCGCGCCGAAGCACAGGTAGGCTGCGCCGTTGCGCAGTTTGGAAAGCCCGCGGTCCAGCGAGGTGCGCACGGCGGGGGTGTCCGATGCGCCGCCGCGCCGCACCAGCTCCACCTTCTCCTCCACGTCCTCCACCAGCTCGGCCAGCGCCTGGGCCAGCGGGGTGGGCGTCTCCCCCGCCGACGCCAGGGGAAGGGGGGCCACGGAGAAGCGCGCGCCCTCCAGCGCCCAGCGGCTGGCGCAGCTCCCCGCGATCCCCTCGCTCCCCAGCTCCGCCATCGGCGCCCGCTCCTCGCTCAGAGCGGAGGCGGGGGAGGCGGTGAGGACGTAGAGTCCCACGTTGGTGAGCTCCAGCGGCACGTGCCGGGGCTTGCAGACGGCGAACACCCCCGCCTCGGCGGCGGCCTCCTCTTCCACGCTCACCAGCCGCAGCTCCACGGGGCGCCCCAGCGCCACGGCGTCGCCGTCGCGGTTGAAGGCCAGCCCCGGCTGGATGGAGAGGACGGGTGCGCCGCCCACCTCGCCGGCGGCGGACACCTCCAGCCCGTGCGCCACCCCCTCGCCCAGGGCGTGGGCGAGCTGCCGGTCGCGCCCGCGGACGGCCTGCTGTTCGGCGCGCAGGTCCTCGGCCGTCAGGATGCGGCCGTTGAAGAAGTTGTTCAGCCGGATGCCGTTGGTCAGCACGGGCTCCAGCAGGTCGGTGGCGTCCATTCGCGAGTCTCCTCGGGCGTCACCCGATGCGGTTGATCTCGATCGTGATGCGGTCGATCCGCTGCATCTCGGTGCCCGCCAGGCTCGCGGCCACCATCACGCCCTCCGCCGACGAGCCCTGCGACAGCAGCGGCACCGACTGCATGGTCTCCGAGTCCCACGCCGTCCCCTTCACCACGTAGGTGCCCTCGGGCACCTTGCCCCGGCCGAAGGTGACCCGCATGGGGATGACCCGCGCGCGGAGGGACGGCTCGAGAACCTCCAACACGGTGACGTTGTAGGCGTCGCCCAGGGGAGTGGCGCGGCCCGGGATGTCCTTCACCTCGAAGTTGCCGGCCGCTACGATGCGGTACACGCCGCCCGGCGCCTGCACCGAGAACCTGGACCGCCACGAGCCGGCGTTGGTCGCGGGGTCCACCGTCCAGACGAGCGACTGCCCCGCGCGGGTGGGCTGTTCGGTGGGCGCCCACCGCCCGCTCCCAATGGCCTCGTCGCGGTTCCACGCCAGGAGCTGCCCCGCCGCCGACGGCGCCGTGTCCGACACCGGCTGGCCGCGGATGCGGGTGACGGTGAGGTCCGCGAGCGGCCCCGAGACGTCGCCCCCCGCGGTCTCCGCCGCGGGCGGGGCGGCGGGGGCGGCCGGGGCCGCTGGTTCCCACCGCCGCCGGACGTTGCTCCAGGTGAGCACCTGCCCGTTGGCGCTGGGCGCCGTGGGCGCCACCCTGAACCCCTGGAGCCCCACCACCGTGTTGCTCCCCACCGGCCCCGTGACGTCGCCGCCCAGGGAGGGGAGCACGGTGGACTGCTCGCGGAACACCACGTACGCGCGTACCTCGGGGCCGTGGCGGTCCAGCAGCCCACCGTCCGGGCGGTCGCCTCCCACACCGGCCGGCGCGCTGCCGGCGTCGGTGATCTGCGCCAGGTCCAGGCGCAGCTCCACCGTGTCGCCGTCCGCCGCGCCGGGGGAGAGCAGCACGTCGAAGGCGTTGTCCATCCCCCCCACCGGCGTCACCGAGCCGGGAGACACGAGGGCGCCCCCGTTCACCACCACCGTGACGGCGCCGGCGGGAAGGTCCAGGGCGGCTTCGTGGTGCAGCCACACCCGCACCGTGTCCAGCGCGATGGGGGCGGCGGTCACGAAGGTGTCCACCTGCCCGCCGCGGCATTCGCCGCCCACGCGGGTGAGCCATTCCTGCAGCAGGCGGGTGTGCAGGAGCACCGGGCGGCGCTCCTCGTCGGCGGGAAACGGGTTCCCCGCCACCCGCCACCCCACGGCCACCGGCAGGTCCACCTCGGCCAGCAGCACGCAGCAGTCTTCGTGGCCCGGGCAACCGCAGCCGCACCCCTCGCCCGCCGGCTCGGCGGCGCGCACGCGGGGGCGCACCTCGGTGGCCCACACGCGCACCGCCTCGCGGATGGCCGCGGCGGCTTCCCCCTCGTCCAGCACGAAGCCGTCGCCCTCGCCGGGCGGGGAGCCGGAGAGCAGCCAGCCTTCGCCCACGTCGAGCGCGCGCACGGCGGCCACCAGCGCCTCGCGGCCCCCGCCGGGCCCGCCGTCCTCCACGCGCACCCGGTCCAGCAGGCGGCCGAAGGCGCGCACGGCCTCCTCCTCCGGCTGCGAGAAGCGGAACTGCGTGAGGCCGCCCGGGTTGTCGCCGGGGGGCGAGTTCCACGGCGCCTCGTCGCGCAGCGCCAGCCGCAGCTCGAAGCTCTCGCGGATGCGCGAGGGCTGCATGGCGTCGTCCTGGCTGCGGCAGGGCTCGCCGGGCACCGGCACCACGTCGTCCGGGCACTCGCGGTGGCACAGGACCACGGCCAGCGGGATGACGGCGGGGCCATTGCCGTACAGCCGCTGCAGCACCTCGCGGTGGCGGTCCAGCCAGGCGTTCAGCCGCACGCACATGGTGTCGGGCACGCAGATGTCGCGGCCGCACGGGTCCACGGCCGCCCCCTCCGTCACCCGGATCTCGGGGTCGGCGTCGGCGGGGTCGGGGGTGGTGACCTGCAGCCCCCACACGGTGCCGTAGCCGTGCAGCCACTGGTTGTGCCTCCAGCGGCCGGCCCGGTGGTAGAGCTGCTCCTGCTGGAACTCGTCGACCCCCAGCACCAGGCCCAGGGTGTAGTTCACGCGCTTGGAGGGGTCCGCGCGCAGGGGGCCGGCGGCGGCCGTGGCGAATGCAGTCATGTCCACCTCGCGGGGGTCGCCCGCGGTTGGCGGCGCACGGCGATGGGGTCGCGCCCCACCACCCTGCGCCCGGTTGTGTTCCAGGGTTCGGTCCATGCCAGCTGCGCGGCCCCCAGCAC
This genomic interval carries:
- a CDS encoding prolipoprotein diacylglyceryl transferase family protein translates to MTVPRTLPEGLLAALAVVLAAAYALRRAPARGLDAREAYRAWLCAALGGVCGGHALFLLSHGGESWLSFWSGGQSVFGVLAGGALCGGAYLAARRLPVPDYADLSAPAAALGYAVARTGCFLNGDDFGAPAALPWAVRYAPGTEAWAEHAARGWIGADAPASLAVHPVQLYLAAVALGIFLFLHRRTLLRGAAVGIASLAYGAARFTLEPLRDDFIAVAGPFSLPQLLALALAAGGAALLATRTGDAAAPIPAGAAR